A stretch of the Pseudorasbora parva isolate DD20220531a chromosome 13, ASM2467924v1, whole genome shotgun sequence genome encodes the following:
- the ep400 gene encoding E1A-binding protein p400 isoform X3: MHHGGGPPNVQRNLQRSKSFTGSEAEEQQQQQQSMPVTQQQSANANHPQSPVTSFAPSASPSAPQSPNYQIIMSRSPVTGQNMNITLQNVGPMVPGNQQITLASLPLQSPSSPGFQHQPQQWRFEPGSSSYIQVTSPLPQTIQPQSPTQHSPVPIQTVPRPNAPGSALGVCGQSPTRFVEAGIMVRQISLGSPPGSGHFVYQDGAGLAQLAPTATGAVQLTSPGTPGAVRERRLSQPHSQTGGTIHHLGPQSPVATGSALPTLGSPGHITTSNLPPQISSIIQGQLARPMIFEKTAQGVVAAPAGASFGVPSAIPPSSPSRSNPPQGLANQSMTPTSMKKMQLKKLEEIAPSNPEVAQLRKQCLEHHGKKMDSLKEVFKEYLIELFFLQHLQGNMMDYLAFKKKPCVPLFTYLRQNDLDLEDEEDEEEQSEVINDEVKVVTGKDGQTVTPVAIATQLPPNVSAAFSAQQQFQTHVGVAGGSISNPVDMEAFKRQQAQADQAKRSRMEVGRHGMIFQHPAVTALGSPGVPLQQLMPTAQGGMPPTPQTVQIGGQKQNQQQYDPSKGPPVQNAASLHTPPPQLPGRLPQGGIPMAGLPLSLSQGQAMLVDQQAPMTGGQLQVKVQGVQGTGALLAPVNPHAQLQAQLQQMQSGLHLQMQQQMQQSVMQPGQATVTLVRPGSDSSQPSQRLMSNSLSNPVMSPAPLTSPSSLPSPHLSAPVRTPSTGPSLSSAAQSKLATTNGTAGLKMSGLGQNPVGQNSQESFQDKQAEQAKLESHVHQRIAELRKEGQWSASRLPKLQEACRPKSQWDYLLEEMQWMAADFAQERRWKMAAAKKLVRTCARYHDEQKKMEEREKREEEMRLRQIASTIARGVDYFWSNIEQVVEIKLRFEIYDKQQKVLGLQKAVSKGQCAKPTQSSGEKPDKESKGQETGQSRKRKSSTSLSDVEVEDEESTIEEQEATEIAADQKAELVELTKEAEVPLDDLVKQYAGAYAEGFEWPQPTSQSEDEDREEADDMNSPLDCPHYAVLIDSLLSMDQYRGAERMTSGPDGKPTKDIAEVAAATDLILPKGSARTTLTSRSSPPALLHGSLREYQQVGVEWLANLYRKNLNGILADETGLGKTVQTVAYFAHLACNQGIWGPHLVVVRTCKLLNWEMEFKRWCPGLKILLYLGSRKQRRNKRLRWCEPNSFHVCVTSYKLLLKDQSHFIRRRWRHLVLDEVQLIKNMTEKHWETIFNIKSQQRILLINTPLQNTLKELWTMIHFLLPGITHPYLNFPIKPGTDQNQDYCHKLVIRLHRMIQPFILRRSKRDVEKQMPKKYEHILKCRLSKRQKSMYEDILIQPSAQEALKTGHFVRVLEVLMQLQKICNHPDLIQPRDVHNSYICQPLQYNTPSLLLTALQQDQWKTVDMSLFDLISNEGKLTRYEAEETLPKLRMTKQLIEEIYSARDPPARPRPCKIKPMRLFLPVQYGTKPEGRLVPMTSSTTQAPRATAVTTAPTTTTNPVTAALSTQPRGKSPLTTTTSTQASTIKSSSGQLLTGATPNPPSTPLAMGVTGVTTMSAVTPHVPAAHPLQPSLVSQRLVLSSQAQARLPSGDVMKVAQLVGQGRITQPETPVTLQFQGNKFTLSPSQLRQLTTGQPLQLQGTLGNILQIVSAPGQPLLRPQGPPMVMPTVSQTVPVQNSSGTPPPATSTPQATTVTPAITDTETNAKHSANATTQESSEERNRQLKERLASLFHVNERRSSRSVFYGSDLIKTCSIYDGRPPPAFPAPQHSRWSWVGKDSCIRAQQTCVSTVAPLRSAILSNTEQEAAAGNLLKRFSCIIPAAVAPPPQLYASNPPPFYSIAQKSFRRRLQEVSAPHNAEIRNLACPPVTSFPDMHMLEMDSGKLEALSILLQKLSVENRRVLIFTQMASMLDILEAFLDHHHLTYVRLDESLSLEERQVQVKRFNRNRQIFCTILTNRCCSAMGHVFDADTIVFYDTDLNPSMDMRTQEWCDKIGRSKDIHIYRLESGNSIEEKLLKNGTKDLIREVAAQGMDYTLAFLTQRTIQDLFEVEAGSGEKVEEFVVLHQEPSPSESIPPHVARPYIQALNTIRLGTQYEDEEEKTEDGKSDKEEVGGQKAIDVEEGMREETSQLEELAAVMEQLTPIERYALHYLEYLHISEDEQVIRERIETAKKGWELQQQQKVKVEKEEQINLEDEEDLFTYTREDAYNMEYVFDNEDGQTEIMPLWTPPTPPQDDNDIYIDSVICLMYDTAPMPDSKLPPVYVRKERKRHMDQSALGRKKKKGHGESVIPPRSLFDKASLLKVRREGKDQKKNFSLKQQAPFAKPLPSLLKPAMEAGQDNPEWLISEDWALLQAVKQLLELPLNLTIVSPAHTPNWDLVSDVVNSCSRIYRSPKQCRNRYENVIIPREEGKLIYEANPKKNKTKSIYKSKNSRPLRTCQIYTQDDNATQIQLYNSRFELMKIIASKRSPPIKPLLGMNPFQKNPKHASVLAESGISYDKPLPPIQVASQRAERIAKEKKALAEQQRAQQLAQQQQQQTTGAAQPQGSATQPQAQPQATAAGAQAAGVPQPNQPGAAAVPNTATGAIKTAAVGSSIQPATATVSGNVIVNTVAGVPPGQFQANKRLASPVIPGALPTAATATAQVVHTQQRAVPAAASPAEVVAIATGQSVRAVTPVTASAVVSTNLTPGQSQTRTLVAPAPGMQLSQGKQLTQAQFQLLRQQQLQQQQQQQQPQATSPQIKAVGKPQQELLKKQKLQMSQQQVAAAVAAAQGQQAASTQQTQQVHATPAATANPQIAAVAAPRAGAVLTGTTVTNLQVARLTRVPAPGTIQAQPGQTAQVTLTKPPPVVSVPAVVSSAGVTTLPVTVAGISVAIGQTQKTANLKIKDRNRRESSISTGGQVVTHPFQMQQVQHLLQRQKQQANAQAAVQKAAQPQQTQAAVQQKLGTQQAAQTTAQQQQKVTYATTTQLQPGIKTQFFTTSIAQQKPATAQQIQVAKLPQIVQQQIVSSPQQIQAQPQTVALAQAAPTAGSAQAQVQVIPAGNATATQVVQQKLLQQQAVTAAAATSPQIQTPPPHSPAQQQSGTAAPASDTPAQLAASTPQPQQGKGNTRTGAAMRSKTPAKPSGGS, from the exons ATGCACCATGGAGGAGGCCCACCAAATGTGCAGAGGAACCTTCAGAGATCAAAGTCCTTCACTGGATCTGAGGCAGAagaacaacagcagcagcagcagtccATGCCGGTTACCCAGCAACAGTCAGCAAATGCCAATCACCCCCAGTCTCCGGTGACATCTTTTGCACCATCTGCGAGTCCGTCTGCACCACAGTCTCCCAATTACCAAATCATCATGAGCCGTAGTCCGGTCACAGGCCAGAACATGAACATCACTTTACAGAATGTGGGACCAATGGTTCCAGGGAATCAGCAGATCACACTCGCCTCCCTTCCTCTCCAGAGCCCATCGTCCCCTGGCTTTCAGCATCAGCCCCAGCAGTGGAGGTTTGAGCCTGGGTCTTCGTCTTACATCCAGGTGACGTCACCCTTGCCCCAGACCATACAGCCTCAAAGTCCCACCCAGCACAGTCCGGTCCCCATACAGACTGTGCCCAGGCCGAACGCTCCTGGGTCAGCTCTGGGAGTGTGTGGTCAAAGCCCAACGCGGTTTGTGGAGGCAGGTATTATGGTTAGGCAGATCAGCTTGGGCAGCCCACCCGGAAGTGGTCATTTTGTGTACCAAGATGGAGCAGGATTGGCTCAGCTGGCTCCGACCGCAACAGGTGCTGTTCAGCTGACCTCACCTGGGACGCCGGGGGCCGTCAGAGAAAGACGACTGTCCCAGCCACACTCTCAAACCGGAGGCACCATACACCATTTGGGCCCACAGAGCCCAGTTGCGACAGGGTCTGCTCTCCCGACGTTGGGCAGCCCTGGGCATATCACCACGTCCAATCTGCCTCCTCAGATCAGTAGCATCATCCAAGGCCAGTTAGCACGACCCATGATTTTTGAGAAGACTGCACAAGGCGTTGTGGCAGCTCCTGCGGGGGCCTCTTTTGGGGTCCCGTCTGCCATCCCTCCCTCCAGCCCATCCAGGAGCAACCCTCCCCAGGGCCTCGCCAACCAGTCCATGACCCCCACCAGCATGAAGAAGATGCAGCTGAAGAAGCTGGAAGAGATTGCGCCCTCAAACCCCGAAGTGGCACAGTTGAGGAAGCAGTGTCTGGAGCATCATGGGAAGAAAATGGACAGTCTGAAGGAGGTGTTTAAAGAGTACCTGATTGAGCTATTTTTCCTGCAGCATCTGCAAGGGAACATGATGGACTACCTTGCCTTCAAGAAAAAGCCTTGTGTGCCTCTCTTCACCTACCTGAGGCAAAACGATCTTGACCTTGAAGATGAAGAGGATGAGGAAGAGCAGTCTGAGGTCATTAATGATGAG GTGAAAGTAGTGACTGGAAAGGATGGACAGACGGTGACTCCTGTTGCTATAGCTACACAACTCCCACCCAACGTGTCTGCAGCGTTCTCTGCTCAGCAGCAGTTCCAG ACCCATGTCGGGGTGGCAGGTGGCAGCATCTCTAACCCTGTGGACATGGAGGCTTTCAAACGCCAGCAGGCACAAGCAG ATCAAGCTAAGAGGTCCCGGATGGAAGTGGGTCGTCATGGGATGATATTCCAACACCCCGCTGTAACTGCTTTAGGATCTCCCGGCGTTCCCCTCCAGCAGCTTATGCCGACAGCGCAAG GAGGCATGCCCCCAACCCCACAAACAGTCCAGATTGGTGGGCAGAAGCAGAACCAGCAGCAGTATGACCCATCCAAAGGTCCCCCGGTCCAGAACGCCGCCAGCCTTCACACGCCACCCCCACAGCTTCCAGGCCGCCTACCCCAGGGTGGAATCCCCATGGCGGGTCTGCCTCTCTCCCTGTCCCAGGGTCAGGCCATGTTGGTAGACCAGCAGGCTCCGATGACTGGAGGTCAGCTCCAGGTCAAGGTGCAGGGTGTGCAGGGTACTGGGGCCTTGCTGGCTCCAGTTAACCCACATGCTCAGCTGCAGGCACAGCTTCAGCAGATGCAGTCAGGGCTCCACCTCCAGATGCAACAGCAGATGCAGCAGTCCGTCATGCAGCCTGGACAGGCA aCTGTGACACTTGTTCGTCCTGGATCAGATTCCTCCCAGCCTTCCCAACGTTTGATGTCCAACTCCCTGTCCAACCCGGTTATGTCTCCTGCTCCTCTCACATCCCCGTCCTCTCTACCCTCCCCACACCTGTCTGCCCCGGTTCGCACCCCAAGTACTGGCCCCAGCCTCTCCTCTGCTGCCCAGTCCAAACTCGCTACCACAAATGGCACCGCCGGGCTCAAAATGTCTGGGCTGGGTCAGAATCCGGTCGGGCAGAACTCACAGGAAAGCTTTCAAGACAAACAAGCAGAACAAGCCAAGCTG GAGAGTCATGTGCACCAGCGCATTGCAGAGCTCCGTAAAGAGGGCCAGTGGTCAGCTAGCCGTTTACCCAAGCTGCAGGAGGCCTGCAGGCCCAAATCCCAATGGGACTACTTGCTGGAGGAGATGCAGTGGATGGCTGCTGACTTTGCCCAGGAAAGACGCTGGAAGATGGCTGCTGCCAAGAAG CTTGTGCGTACATGTGCACGTTACCACGACGAACAGAAGAAGATGGAGGAACGTGAGAAGAGAGAGGAGGAAATGAGACTCCGGCAAATAGCCAGCACCATCGCTCGTGGGGTTGACTACTTCTGGTCCAATATTGAACAG GTTGTGGAAATCAAGCTGCGTTTTGAGATCTATgacaaacaacaaaaagttCTCGGCCTGCAGAAGGCTGTGAGTAAAG GTCAGTGTGCTAAACCAACCCAGTCATCTGGAGAGAAGCCAGATAAAGAGAGTAAAGGG CAGGAGACTGGCCAATCCCGCAAGAGAAAGTCGAGCACTTCGCTGTCAGATGTAGAGG TTGAGGATGAGGAAAGTACAATAGAAGAACAGGAGGCTACGGAGATTGCAGCTGATCAGAAAGCAGAGCTTGTCGAACTGACAAAAGAAG CTGAAGTGCCATTGGATGATCTGGTAAAGCAGTACGCTGGTGCTTACGCTGAGGGCTTTGAGTGGCCGCAGCCTACCAGCCAGAGTGAGGATGAAGACCGAGAGGAAGCTGATG ACATGAATTCTCCATTGGACTGTCCACATTATGCAGTGCTGATAGACTCTTTGCTGAGTATGGATCAATACCGTGGGGCTGAGCGGATGACTTCTGGCCCTGATGGGAAGCCCACAAAGGATATCGCTGAGGTGGCCGCAGCAACGGACCTGATTCTGCCCAAAGGCAGTGCCAGGACCACTCTTACT AGTCGTTCCTCTCCTCCTGCTTTGTTGCACGGCTCTCTGAGAGAGTACCAGCAGGTCGGGGTAGAGTGGCTGGCAAACCTGTACCGCAAAAACCTCAATGGCATCCTGGCAGATGAAACTGGCCTTGGCAAAACTGTACAGACTGTGGCTTACTTCGCTCACTTGGCCTGCAACCAGG GTATATGGGGACCGCATTTGGTGGTGGTAAGGACCTGTAAGCTGTTGAACTGGGAAATGGAGTTCAAACGCTGGTGTCCTGGCCTGAAGATACTCCTGTACCTCGGCAGCCGAAAGCAGCGCAGAAACAAAAGATTG AGGTGGTGTGAGCCCAACAGCTTCCACGTGTGTGTGACTTCATATAAGCTTCTGCTAAAAGATCAGTCTCACTTTATAAGGAGGCGATGGAGGCACCTGGTGCTGGACGAGGTGCAGCTCATTAAGAACATGACTGAGAAACACTGGGAAACCATCTTCAACATAAAGAG TCAACAGAGGATCCTCTTAATCAACACACCCCTGCAGAACACTCTAAAAGAATTATGGACAATGATCCACTTTCTCCTGCCTGGAATCACTCACCCATACCTCAACTTCCCCATCAAACCCGGCACCGATCAAAACCAGGACTACTGTCACAAACTGGTCATCAGACTGCACAGG ATGATTCAGCCCTTTATCCTGCGTCGTTCCAAGAGGGATGTAGAGAAGCAAATGCCCAAGAAGTATGAACACATTCTCAAGTGCCGTCTGTCCAAGAGGCAAAAGAGCATGTACGAAGACATCCTCATCCAGCCCAG TGCACAGGAGGCTCTAAAGACAGGACATTTTGTCAGAGTCCTGGAGGTTCTTATGCAGCTGCAGAAGATCTGCAACCATCCAGATCTGATCCAACCCAGAGATGTGCACAACTCTTACATATGTCAGCCACTTCAGTACAATACCCCATCATTACTGCTCACCGCACTGCAGCAGGACCAGTGGAAG ACTGTAGATATGTCACTGTTTGACCTGATCAGTAACGAGGGCAAATTGACCCGTTATGAGGCAGAGGAGACTCTGCCAAAACTCAGAATGACCAAACAGCTGATCGAAGAGATCTACAGTGCACGTGACCCACCTGCACGACCCAGACCATGCAAGATCAAACCTATGAG GTTGTTCCTGCCGGTGCAGTATGGGACTAAACCAGAGGGACGTCTTGTCCCCATGACTAGCAGCACCACTCAAGCCCCTCGTGCCACAGCTGTGACTACTGCCCCCACCACAACCACCAACCCTGTTACTGCTGCTCTCAGCACACAGCCCAGGGGCAAATCACCTCTTACCACAACCACTTCCACACAGG CCTCCACAATCAAAAGTTCATCAGGACAACTCTTAACAGGAGCCACCCCTAACCCCCCCTCTACCCCTCTGGCTATGGGTGTGACAGGGGTCACCACTATGTCTGCTGTGACCCCTCACGTCCCTGCCGCCCACCCCCTCCAGCCCAGTTTGGTATCCCAGAGGCTGGTGCTCAGCTCCCAGGCCCAGGCACGCTTGCCTA GTGGAGATGTTATGAAGGTTGCTCAGTTGGTTGGACAGGGCCGGATCACCCAGCCAGAGACCCCTGTGACCCTGCAGTTCCAGGGAAACAAGTTCACCTTGTCCCCAAGTCAGCTGCGGCAGCTCACCACCGGCCAGCCCCTGCAGCTCCAAGGTACACTCG GCAACATCCTGCAGATTGTGTCAGCCCCCGGACAGCCTCTTCTCAGGCCACAAGGACCACCTATGGTGATGCCTACCGTGTCCCAGACTGTGCCTGTCCAGAACTCCTCAGGCACCCCACCCCCTGCCACCTCCACACCACAAG CAACCACAGTCACTCCAGCTATCACAGACACGGAAACAAACGCTAAACACTCAGCTAATGCCACAACACAG GAGTCAAGTGAGGAACGAAACAGGCAGCTGAAAGAGCGTCTTGCTAGTTTATTTCACGTGAACGAACGACGGTCCTCACGCTCTGTGTTTTATGGCTCAGACCTGATCAAGACCTGCTCAATTTATGATGGACGCCCTCCACCGGCCTTCCCCGCTCCTCAGCACTCCCGCTGGTCCTGGGTTGGCAAAGACAGTTGCATCAGGGCTCAGCAGACATGCGTGTCCACAGTGGCTCCACTCCGCTCAGCGATTCTCTCTAACACGGAGCAGGAGGCAGCAGCAGGCAACTTGTTGAAGAG GTTCTCCTGCATAATTCCTGCTGCTGTGGCCCCTCCCCCTCAGCTGTATGCGTCCAATCCTCCACCATTTTACAGTATAGCACAAAAATCATTCAGGCGACGACTACAGGAAGTGTCTGCTCCACACAATGCAGAGATCCGTAACTTAGCCTGTCCACCTGTTACCAGCTTCCCTGATATGCACATGCTGGAGATGGATTCAG GAAAACTAGAGGCGCTGTCAATCCTGCTGCAGAAGCTGAGCGTCGAGAACAGGCGTGTTCTGATCTTCACTCAGATGGCTAGCATGCTAGACATACTGGAGGCCTTCTTAGACCACCATCACCTCACCTACGTACGGCTGGATGAGAGTCTGTCACTGGAGGAGAGACAG GTGCAGGTCAAGAGGTTTAACCGCAACCGACAGATCTTCTGCACCATCCTGACCAATCGCTGCTGCTCAGCCATGGGCCACGTGTTTGACGCAGATACAATTGTGTTTTACGACACAGACCTAAATCCAAGCATGGACATGCGCACGCAGGAGTGGTGTGACAAGATCGGCCGCTCCAAAGACATCCACATCTACAG GTTGGAGAGCGGGAACTCCATTGAGGAGAAGCTCTTGAAGAATGGCACTAAAGACCTTATTCGAGAGGTAGCTGCACAGGGCATGGACTACACTCTGGCTTTTTTAACACAG CGCACCATTCAGGATCTGTTTGAGGTAGAAGCCGGCTCTGGAGAGAAAGTGGAGGAGTTTGTGGTCCTTCACCAGGAGCCCTCCCCATCTGAATCCATCCCCCCTCATGTGGCCAGACCTTACATCCAGGCCCTGAATACCATCCGGCTGGGGACCCAATatgaagatgaggaggagaAGACGGAGGATGGCAAAAGTGATAAAGAGGAAGTGGGTGGACAAAAAGCGATTGATGTGGAGGAAGGGATGAGAGAGGAGACATCACAGTTAGAGGAGCTGGCGGCAGTAATGGAGCAG CTGACACCTATTGAGAGATACGCACTACACTATCTGGAGTATCTGCACATCAGCGAGGATGAACAGGTTATAAGG GAACGCATAGAGACTGCTAAGAAAGGCTGGGAGCTGCAGCAGCAACAGAAAGTGAAGGTGGAGAAAGAGGAACAAATTAACTTAGAAGATGAGGAGGATCTCTTCACCTACACCAGAGAGGATGCATACAACATG GAGTATGTGTTTGACAATGAAGATGGACAGACGGAAATAATGCCG CTGTGGACTCCCCCAACTCCTCCGCAGGATGATAACGATATCTACATTGACTCTGTAATCTGTCTCATGTATGACACTGCGCCCATGCCCGATTCCAAACTGCCTCCAGTCTACGTCCGCAAAGAGCGCAAGAGGCACATGGACCAATCAG CTCTGGGACGTAAGAAAAAGAAGGGCCACGGAGAATCAGTGATTCCTCCGAGATCTCTCTTTGATAAGGCTAGTCTGCTCAAAGTAAGGCGGGAAGGAAAAGATCAGAAGAAGAACTTTTCTCTAAAGCAGCAGGCTCCCTTTGCTAAACCGCTGCCCTCACTGCTCAAACCAGCCATGGAGGCCGGACAGGACAACCCTGAGTGGCTCATCAGTGAAGACTGGGCCTTGCTACAG GCTGTAAAGCAGTTACTGGAACTTCCTCTGAACCTGACCATTGTGTCTCCTGCTCACACTCCTAACTGGGACCTGGTGAGCGATGTGGTCAACTCCTGCAGCAGGATTTACCGCTCGCCTAAGCAATGCCGGAACCGCTACGAGAACGTCATCATTCCAAGAGAGGAGGGCAAG CTAATATATGAAGCTAACCCAAAGAAGAACAAGACGAAGAGCATTTATAAG TCCAAGAACAGTCGTCCTCTGCGCACGTGTCAGATCTACACACAGGACGACAACGCCACACAGATTCAGTTGTACAACAGCCGTTTTGAGCTAATGAAAATCATCGCTAGCAAGAGGAGCCCTCCCATAAAACCACT ACTGGGCATGAATCCGTTCCAGAAGAACCCCAAGCATGCCTCTGTGCTGGCAGAGAG TGGGATAAGCTACGACAAGCCTCTGCCTCCTATCCAGGTTGCCTCTCAGAGAGCTGAGAGAATCGCAAAAGAGAAAAAG GCACTAGCCGAACAGCAGCGGGCTCAGCAGTTAGCccagcaacaacagcagcagactACAGGAGCCGCCCAGCCTCAGGGATCTGCCACCCAGCCTCAAGCCCAGCCACAGGCAACTGCAGCAGGCGCACAGGCCGCCGGAGTGCCTCAGCCCAACCAGCCCGGAGCAGCAGCAGTCCCCAACACCGCT ACTGGAGCTATCAAGACCGCTGCAGTGGGCTCAAGCATCCAGCCAG CCACGGCTACAGTGAGTGGGAATGTGATTGTAAACACTGTGGCTGGAGTTCCTCCCGGTCAGTTCCAGGCGAACAAACGTCTGGCATCTCCGGTCATACCTGGAGCCCTGCCT ACTGCAGCAACGGCCACAGCTCAGGTGGTTCACACTCAGCAGAGAGCAGTGCCTGCTGCAGCTTCCCCAGCAGAGGTCGTTGCCATAGCGACGGGTCAGAGCGTTAGAGCCGTTACCCCAGTGACCGCTTCCGCTGTGGTGTCCACTAATCTGACTCCGGGTCAGTCCCAAACACGCACGCTGGTGGCTCCAG CTCCAGGTATGCAGTTGTCTCAGGGTAAGCAACTCACACAAGCTCAATTCCAGCTCCTCCgacagcagcagttacagcagcagcagcagcaacagcaacCACAAGCTACATCTCCACAGATCAAAGCAGTAGGAAAGCCACAGCAG GAGTTGCTGAAGAAGCAGAAGCTGCAGATGTCCCAGCAACAGGTTGCGGCGGCGGTAGCTGCAGCTCAAGGTCAGCAGGCTGCATCTACTCAGCAAACGCAGCAGGTTCACGCCACACCCGCGGCTACGGCCAACCCTCAGATAGCTGCAGTCGCTGCACCCAGAGCGGGAGCTGTACTCACTGGAACCACTGTTACCAACTTACAAGTGGCCAGACTG ACACGTGTCCCTGCCCCAGGAACCATTCAAGCTCAGCCGGGTCAAACCGCCCAGGTGACTCTGACCAAACCACCTCCGGTAGTCTCAGTTCCTGCTGTGGTCTCCTCTGCCGGAGTCACGACACTTCCTGTCACTGTGGCTGGCATTAGCGTCGCAATCGGACAGACTCAGAAAACAG CTAATCTCAagatcaaagaccgcaataGGAGAGAGAGcagcatcagcactg